A single genomic interval of Apteryx mantelli isolate bAptMan1 chromosome 19, bAptMan1.hap1, whole genome shotgun sequence harbors:
- the ARL16 gene encoding ADP-ribosylation factor-like protein 16 yields the protein MAGARPQCLLLGASGVGKSLLVKRLQKLSSKEGAKGLGEPPATLPTVGTNLTDLLLQRKITIRELGGCMGPIWPSYYGDCSAVLFMIDAANPTQVSSSCIQLLSLLSAEQLASVSVLILFNKIDLPCYMSLVEMKSLFRMQDIVSCATQPITVVETSARDGTGLSDVLQWLQATLRDPS from the exons atgGCGGGCGCGCGGccccagtgcctgctgctgggggCGTCGGGCGTCGGCAAGAGCCTGCTGGTGAAGCGGCTCCAGAA GCTGAGCTCCAAGGAGGGGGCCAAGGGCCTGGGCGAGCCCCCAGCCACGCTGCCGACG GTGGGCACGAATCTGACGgacctgctgctgcagaggaagaTCACGAtccgggagctggggggctgcaTGGGCCCCATCTGGCCCAGTTATTACGGAGACTGCAGTGCCGTCCTG TTCATGATTGACGCTGCCAACCCCACCCAGGTCTCCTCGTCCTGCATTCAGCTGCTGTCCCTcctctctgcagagcagctcgCCTCTGTGTCTGTGCTGATCCTCTTCAATAAGAT TGATCTGCCCTGCTACATGTCGCTGGTGGAGATGAAGTCGCTGTTCCGCATGCAGGACATTGTCTCCTGTGCAACGCAGCCCATCACGGTGGTGGAGACCAGCGCCCGCGATGGCACCGGCCTGTCTGACGTCCTGCAGTGGCTTCAGGCCACCCTCAGAGATCCCAGCTGA
- the HGS gene encoding hepatocyte growth factor-regulated tyrosine kinase substrate isoform X2, which produces MGRGGGTFERLLDKATSQLLLETDWESILQICDMIRQGDTQAKYAVNAIKKKVNDKNPHVALYALEVMESVVKNCGQTVHDEVANKQTMEELKEILKRQVETSVRSKILYLIQAWAHAFRNEPKYKVVQDTYQIMKVEGHVFPEFKESDAMFAAERAPDWVDAEECHRCRVQFGVVTRKHHCRACGQIFCGKCSSKYSTIPKFGIEKEVRVCEPCYEHLNKKAEGKAAASSELPPEYLTSPLSQQSQLPPKRDETALQEEEELQLAIALSQSEAEEKERMRQKTTYSMYPKAEPTPVTSSAPPVSTLYSPPVNSSAPLAEDIDPELARYLNRNYWEKKQEEARKSPTPSAPLSLTEPTAQPGEAHPTPLGVVEQYQNGESEENHEQFLKALQNAVTTFVNRMKSNHMRGRSITNDSAVLSLFQSINNMHPQLLELLNQLDERRLYYEGLQDKLAQIRDARGALNALREEHREKLRRAAEEAERQRQIQLAQKLEIMRQKKQEYLEMQRQLAIQRLQEQEKERQMRLEQQKQTIQMRAQMPAFSLPYAQLQAMPAASGVIYQPSGPTSFPGTFSPASSVEGSPMHGVYMNQAAQGGTGPYTAMPVTGTDPNMVNAYMYPPGAGSGQVAQQGQAVPTTTPAYSSYQPTPTQGYQNAASQSQSIPTISQTPQSGTMGYMGSQSVSMGYQPYSMQGLMSTLPGQEAALSSLPPQQSYLPGQQPMYQQMAPAGGPPQQQQPQQAPAQVQQTQGSGEAQLISFD; this is translated from the exons atggggcgcggcggcggcacctTCGAGCGGCTCCTAG ATAAAGCTACTAGCCAGCTTCTGCTGGAAACAGACTGGGAATCCATCCTTCAGATCTGTGATATGATTCGTCAGGGAGATACCCA AGCAAAATATGCAGTCAATGCTATCAAGAAGAAAGTCAATGACAAGAATCCCCATGTGGCACTCTACGCATTAGAG GTCATGGAGTCTGTGGTTAAAAACTGTGGCCAAACAGTCCATGATGAGGTAGCCAATAAACAGACTATGGAAGAACTGAAAGAAATACTCAAG AGGCAAGTGGAGACAAGTGTCCGCAGTAAGATCCTGTACCTTATCCAGGCCTGGGCTCATGCCTTCCGCAATGAGCCCAAGTACAAGGTGGTGCAGGACACCTATCAGATCATGAAGGTTGAAG GTCACGTGTTCCCAGAGTTCAAAGAGAGCGATGCCATGTTTGCTGCAGAAAGG GCTCCAGACTGGGTAGATGCTGAGGAGTGTCACAGATGTCGAGTGCAGTTTGGCGTTGTGACACGGAAG CATCACTGCCGGGCCTGTGGGCAGATCTTCTGTGGCAAATGCTCCTCCAAGTATTCCACCATTCCCAAGTTTGGGATTGAGAAGGAAGTGAGAGTCTGTGAACCCTGTTACGAGCATCTCAACAA GAAAGCCGAGGGCAAAGCTGCTGCCAGCTCCGAACTACCCCCTGAGTACCTGACCAGCCCTCTTTCTCAGCAGTCCCAG CTGCCTCCAAAGCGTGACGAGACAGCTCTGCAAGAGGAGGAAGAGCTCCAGCTAGCTATTGCCTTGTCTCAGTCAGAGGCTGAAGAGAAGGAGAGAATG AGGCAGAAAACAACTTACTCCATGTATCCAAAGGCTGAGCCCACACCTGTGACATCATCAGCCCCCCCGGTCAGCACGCTGTACTCCCCACCTGTG AATTCCTCTGCGCCGTTGGCTGAGGACATTGACCCTGAG CTGGCTCGGTACCTGAACCGCAACTACTGGGAGAAGAAACAAGAGGAGGCTCGCAAGAGCCCCACTCCATCGGCACCTCTGTCCCTTACAGAGCCCACAGCTCAGCCCGGGGAAGCCCACCCCACCCCGCTCGGTGTTGTTGAG CAGTACCAGAACGGCGAGTCTGAAGAGAACCATGAGCAGTTCCTGAAGGCCCTGCAGAACGCGGTCACCACCTTTGTCAACCGCATGAAGAGCAACCATATGCGTGGTCGCAGCATCACCAATGACTCTGCAGTACTCTCCCTATTTCAGTCCATTAACAACATGCACCcccagctgctggagctgctcaACCAGCTAGATGAGCGCAGGC TGTACTATGAAGGCCTGCAGGACAAACTGGCCCAAATTCGGGATGCGCGTGGGGCTCTGAATGCACTGCGGGAGGAGCACCGGGAGAAGCTGCGCCGTGCAGCAGAAGAGGCAGAGCGCCAGCGCCAGATCCAGCTGGCCCAGAAGCTGGAGATCATGAGACAGAAAAAGCAG GAGTACCTGGAGATGCAGCGTCAGTTGGCCATCCAGCGACTGcaggagcaggagaaggagaggcagaTGCGCCTGGAACAGCAGAAGCAGACCATCCAGATGAGAGCCCAGATGCCGGCCTTCTCGCTGCCTTATGCCCAA CTCCAGGCGATGCCAGCAGCCAGTGGGGTGATCTACCAACCCTCTGGGCCCACCAGCTTCCCTGGCACCTTCAGCCCAGCCAGCTCAGTGGAGGGCTCTCCCATGCACGGTGTGTACATGAACCAGGCAGCACAGGGGGGCACAGGGCCTTACACAGCAATGCCCGTCACAGGGACAG ATCCCAACATGGTGAATGCCTATATGTACCCACCGGGGGCAGGCAGTGGGCAGGTGGCTCAGCAGGGGCAGGCGGTGCCCACCACAACTCCAGCCTACTCGTCCTACCAGCCAACTCCAACGCAGGGTTATCag AATGCAGCGTCGCAGTCGCAGAGTATCCCCACCATCTCACAGACGCCCCAGTCGGGCACCATGGGCTACATGGGCAGCCAGTCGGTCTCCATGGGGTACCAGCCGTACAGCATGCAG GGCCTCATGTCCACCCTGCCAGGTCAGGAAGCAGCGCTGAGCAGCCTGCCGCCACAGCAGTCCTACCTGCCTGGACAGCAGCCCATGTATCAACAG ATGGCACCTGCTGGAGGGCCCCCCCAGCAGCAACAGCCCCAGCAGGCACCAGCCCAAGTGCAGCAGACACAGGGCAGCGGAGAAGCCCAGCTCATCTCGTTCGACTGA
- the HGS gene encoding hepatocyte growth factor-regulated tyrosine kinase substrate isoform X1 has product MGRGGGTFERLLDKATSQLLLETDWESILQICDMIRQGDTQAKYAVNAIKKKVNDKNPHVALYALEVMESVVKNCGQTVHDEVANKQTMEELKEILKRQVETSVRSKILYLIQAWAHAFRNEPKYKVVQDTYQIMKVEGHVFPEFKESDAMFAAERAPDWVDAEECHRCRVQFGVVTRKHHCRACGQIFCGKCSSKYSTIPKFGIEKEVRVCEPCYEHLNKKAEGKAAASSELPPEYLTSPLSQQSQLPPKRDETALQEEEELQLAIALSQSEAEEKERMRQKTTYSMYPKAEPTPVTSSAPPVSTLYSPPVNSSAPLAEDIDPELARYLNRNYWEKKQEEARKSPTPSAPLSLTEPTAQPGEAHPTPLGVVEQQYQNGESEENHEQFLKALQNAVTTFVNRMKSNHMRGRSITNDSAVLSLFQSINNMHPQLLELLNQLDERRLYYEGLQDKLAQIRDARGALNALREEHREKLRRAAEEAERQRQIQLAQKLEIMRQKKQEYLEMQRQLAIQRLQEQEKERQMRLEQQKQTIQMRAQMPAFSLPYAQLQAMPAASGVIYQPSGPTSFPGTFSPASSVEGSPMHGVYMNQAAQGGTGPYTAMPVTGTDPNMVNAYMYPPGAGSGQVAQQGQAVPTTTPAYSSYQPTPTQGYQNAASQSQSIPTISQTPQSGTMGYMGSQSVSMGYQPYSMQGLMSTLPGQEAALSSLPPQQSYLPGQQPMYQQMAPAGGPPQQQQPQQAPAQVQQTQGSGEAQLISFD; this is encoded by the exons atggggcgcggcggcggcacctTCGAGCGGCTCCTAG ATAAAGCTACTAGCCAGCTTCTGCTGGAAACAGACTGGGAATCCATCCTTCAGATCTGTGATATGATTCGTCAGGGAGATACCCA AGCAAAATATGCAGTCAATGCTATCAAGAAGAAAGTCAATGACAAGAATCCCCATGTGGCACTCTACGCATTAGAG GTCATGGAGTCTGTGGTTAAAAACTGTGGCCAAACAGTCCATGATGAGGTAGCCAATAAACAGACTATGGAAGAACTGAAAGAAATACTCAAG AGGCAAGTGGAGACAAGTGTCCGCAGTAAGATCCTGTACCTTATCCAGGCCTGGGCTCATGCCTTCCGCAATGAGCCCAAGTACAAGGTGGTGCAGGACACCTATCAGATCATGAAGGTTGAAG GTCACGTGTTCCCAGAGTTCAAAGAGAGCGATGCCATGTTTGCTGCAGAAAGG GCTCCAGACTGGGTAGATGCTGAGGAGTGTCACAGATGTCGAGTGCAGTTTGGCGTTGTGACACGGAAG CATCACTGCCGGGCCTGTGGGCAGATCTTCTGTGGCAAATGCTCCTCCAAGTATTCCACCATTCCCAAGTTTGGGATTGAGAAGGAAGTGAGAGTCTGTGAACCCTGTTACGAGCATCTCAACAA GAAAGCCGAGGGCAAAGCTGCTGCCAGCTCCGAACTACCCCCTGAGTACCTGACCAGCCCTCTTTCTCAGCAGTCCCAG CTGCCTCCAAAGCGTGACGAGACAGCTCTGCAAGAGGAGGAAGAGCTCCAGCTAGCTATTGCCTTGTCTCAGTCAGAGGCTGAAGAGAAGGAGAGAATG AGGCAGAAAACAACTTACTCCATGTATCCAAAGGCTGAGCCCACACCTGTGACATCATCAGCCCCCCCGGTCAGCACGCTGTACTCCCCACCTGTG AATTCCTCTGCGCCGTTGGCTGAGGACATTGACCCTGAG CTGGCTCGGTACCTGAACCGCAACTACTGGGAGAAGAAACAAGAGGAGGCTCGCAAGAGCCCCACTCCATCGGCACCTCTGTCCCTTACAGAGCCCACAGCTCAGCCCGGGGAAGCCCACCCCACCCCGCTCGGTGTTGTTGAG CAGCAGTACCAGAACGGCGAGTCTGAAGAGAACCATGAGCAGTTCCTGAAGGCCCTGCAGAACGCGGTCACCACCTTTGTCAACCGCATGAAGAGCAACCATATGCGTGGTCGCAGCATCACCAATGACTCTGCAGTACTCTCCCTATTTCAGTCCATTAACAACATGCACCcccagctgctggagctgctcaACCAGCTAGATGAGCGCAGGC TGTACTATGAAGGCCTGCAGGACAAACTGGCCCAAATTCGGGATGCGCGTGGGGCTCTGAATGCACTGCGGGAGGAGCACCGGGAGAAGCTGCGCCGTGCAGCAGAAGAGGCAGAGCGCCAGCGCCAGATCCAGCTGGCCCAGAAGCTGGAGATCATGAGACAGAAAAAGCAG GAGTACCTGGAGATGCAGCGTCAGTTGGCCATCCAGCGACTGcaggagcaggagaaggagaggcagaTGCGCCTGGAACAGCAGAAGCAGACCATCCAGATGAGAGCCCAGATGCCGGCCTTCTCGCTGCCTTATGCCCAA CTCCAGGCGATGCCAGCAGCCAGTGGGGTGATCTACCAACCCTCTGGGCCCACCAGCTTCCCTGGCACCTTCAGCCCAGCCAGCTCAGTGGAGGGCTCTCCCATGCACGGTGTGTACATGAACCAGGCAGCACAGGGGGGCACAGGGCCTTACACAGCAATGCCCGTCACAGGGACAG ATCCCAACATGGTGAATGCCTATATGTACCCACCGGGGGCAGGCAGTGGGCAGGTGGCTCAGCAGGGGCAGGCGGTGCCCACCACAACTCCAGCCTACTCGTCCTACCAGCCAACTCCAACGCAGGGTTATCag AATGCAGCGTCGCAGTCGCAGAGTATCCCCACCATCTCACAGACGCCCCAGTCGGGCACCATGGGCTACATGGGCAGCCAGTCGGTCTCCATGGGGTACCAGCCGTACAGCATGCAG GGCCTCATGTCCACCCTGCCAGGTCAGGAAGCAGCGCTGAGCAGCCTGCCGCCACAGCAGTCCTACCTGCCTGGACAGCAGCCCATGTATCAACAG ATGGCACCTGCTGGAGGGCCCCCCCAGCAGCAACAGCCCCAGCAGGCACCAGCCCAAGTGCAGCAGACACAGGGCAGCGGAGAAGCCCAGCTCATCTCGTTCGACTGA
- the MRPL12 gene encoding large ribosomal subunit protein bL12m, with protein MLPAARALPPARAWAWAWAWAGVGACRCRRSALRALGTGRPRRSEALAGAPLDTAAKQYSPKVQQLVRDIAGLTLLEVSDLNELLKETLKIPDVAVMPAGAAGALLPAQAAPQEEEEEVVPVKKEKTIFTVRLTELKAADKVKLIKEVKNFVPGVNLVQAKKLVESLPQEIKANVSKEEAEKIKAALEAAGGTVVLE; from the exons atgctgcccgctgcccgcgcgctgccgcccgcccgcgcctgggcctgggcctgggcctgggccggggtcggggcctgccgctgccgccggagCGCGCTGCGGGCGCTGGGCACGGGCCGCCCGCGGCGCTCGGAGGCGCTGGCCGGGGCGCCGCTGGACACGGCCGCCAAGCAGTACTCGCCCAAGGTGCAGCAGCTGGTGCGGGACATCGCCGGGCTCACGCTGCTGGAGGTCTCCGACCTCAACGAGCTCCTCAAG GAGACGCTGAAGATCCCGGACGTGGCGGTGatgccggcgggggcggccggcgcccTACTGCCCGCCCAGGCGGCTCCGCAG gaggaggaggaggaggtggtgccGGTCAAGAAGGAGAAGACGATTTTCACTGTCCGGCTGACAGAGCTGAAAGCCGCTGACAAGGTGAAGCTGATCAAGGAGGTGAAGAACTTTGTGCCAGGAGTGAACCTTGTGCAG GCAAAGAAGCTGGTAGAGTCCCTTCCGCAGGAGATCAAGGCTAATGTGTCCaaagaggaagcagagaagatCAAAGCAGCgctggaggcagcaggagggactGTGGTTCTGGAGTAG